A window of Diabrotica virgifera virgifera chromosome 9, PGI_DIABVI_V3a contains these coding sequences:
- the LOC126891060 gene encoding uncharacterized protein LOC126891060, whose amino-acid sequence MSTLRNNIYLVGVMKNQICGSKLPCKRDVLSVLFYNMRVVNLNLNDSSALVIDEVVVFWKKARIPVQNRSNCILKLKSLYDNVRNLEKSKNRDTERQREKENDFKEALDNLFDIATLNALNEIKIAEDREFLIKQREKGRVGCMLGVDIKLLRKEKRKEERTAAELKRKEDLLENSSCSIGHFEMEDKEHEDSQKKVINQDNSEDDIYFISESQQGPSSNKRGRKTLMTPRLAAALDKCKVSDRDAMHIISAVLEALNIDITEFVLNRSSIKRNREILRKIKYSSIKSVGNDANFIEVHWDSKLLPDITKNEKIDRLPVIAVGLDFEQLLGVPGIASSAGSEVCSAVFHITDEWNLTEKIQAFCFDTTASNTGRIKGAAVLLQQRLGRDILWLPCRHHIFEVVLAGVFTRTKAIVTSGPEIAQFKALKENWKNIDKMKFLDYTSDEAVYNALKDVAPEIIYFVKQKLAEEQPRDDYKEFLQLTLIFLGDKTNVSFRAPGAYHLARWMAKAIYCLKLFLFRDQMKMRKDNSKLNAEICVFVVYCYVEAWFSATNTTGAPLNDIYFLRKLVIFKNINENIATIAITKFLNHLWYLSEECAAMAIFDDRIERVEKIRMAQKIMECASKNIETVNEKEEENEETEVIEKKLSLQIRDVQNFVQKDLPTELLSANSLQLFKRFGICVEFLQDDPLNWENREDYRTGKNIISTLKCTNDIAERGVKLIEDYNEKMTKNEHQKQFLIQVVQEYRREFPVATKGGLLKSKICI is encoded by the exons ATGTCCACTTTGCGGAACAATATTTATCTAGTTGGAGTGATGAAAAATCAAATCTGCGGTAGTAAATTACCATGTAAACGAGATGTTTTGAGTGTACTTTTTTATAACATGAGAGTGGTAAATTTAAATCTTAATGACAGCAGTGCTTTAGTTATTGATGAAGTGGTcgttttttggaaaaaagcaAGAATCCCAGTTCAAAACCGTTCAAActgtattttgaaattaaaatcttTGTACGATAATGTCAGAAATttagaaaaatctaaaaatagaGATACTGAACGGCAGAGAGAAAAAGAAAATGATTTTAAAGAAGCTTTAGACAACCTTTTCGATATTGCCACCTTAAATGCGTTAAATGAGATTAAAATCGCCGAAGATAGAGAATTTTTAATTAAGCAAAGGGAGAAAGGTAGAGTAGGTTGTATGTTGGGAGTAGATATCAAATTATTACGTAAGGAAAAGCGGAAAGAAGAACGCACAGCTGCAGAGTTGAAAAGAAAAGAAGATTTGTTGGAAAATTCTAGTTGTTCGATTGGACATTttgaaatggaagataaagaaCACGAAGATTCACAGAAAAAAGTGATAAATCAAGACAACAGTGAAGATGACATATATTTCATATCGGAATCTCAACAGGGTCCATCTTCAAACAAGAGAGGACGAAAGACGTTAATGACACCTCGCCTGGCCGCTGCCTTGGACAAATGTAAAGTGAGTGACAGGGATGCAATGCATATTATTTCTGCCGTCCTAGAAGCTCTTAATATAGATATCACCGAGTTTGTTCTCAATAGATCGTCTATCAAAAGAAATAGAGAGATTTTgcggaaaataaaatattcatcaataaaaTCGGTAGGAAATGATGCAAATTTTATTGAAGTGCATTGGGATTCCAAATTATTGCCTGATATcacaaaaaatgagaaaattgaTCGGCTTCCTGTGATCGCGGTTGGTTTAGATTTTGAACAATTATTAGGAGTACCTGGAATTGCATCATCAGCAGGATCGGAAGTTTGCTCTGCTGTGTTCCATATCACTGATGAATGGAATTTAACCGAAAAAATTCAAGCCTTTTGTTTTGATACTACAGCATCAAACACTGGACGTATAAAAGGAGCTGCAGTTCTGCTTCAACAAAGGTTAGGGCGAGATATTTTGTGGCTTCCATGCCGACACCATATATTTGAGGTCGTTTTGGCTGGTGTATTCACGAGGACAAAAGCAATTGTAACATCCGGCCCTGAAATTGCTCAATTCAAAGCACTTAAAGAAAACTGGaagaatattgataaaatgaaatttttagatTATACCAGCGATGAAGCCGTTTATAATGCACTGAAAGATGTAGCGCccgaaattatttattttgtgaaACAGAAACTTGCAGAAGAGCAACCACGTGATGACTACAAAGAGTTTTTGCAATTGACGCTCATTTTTTTGGGAGATAAAACAAATGTGAGTTTTAGGGCCCCCGGTGCATATCATTTAGCGAGATGGATGGCTAAAGCgatttattgtttaaaactttttttatttcgcGATCAAATGAAAATGAGAAAGGATAATTCCAAACTGAATGCAGAAATTTGCGTTTTCGTTGTATACTGTTATGTAGAGGCCTGGTTTTCAGCAACGAATACTACAGGAGCTCCCCtaaatgatatatattttttgagaaaattggttatatttaaaaatattaatgaaaacattgcaaccattgcaataacaaaatttttaaaccatttatggtATCTAAGTGAAGAGTGTGCTGCCATGGCAATATTTGACGATAGAATTGAGAGAGTTGAAAAAATTAGAATGGCTCAAAAAATTATGGAATGTGCAAGTAAAAACATAGAgactgtgaatgaaaaagaagaagaaaatgaagagaCAGAAGTCATTGAGAAAAAACTATCGTTGCAAATCCGAGATGTCCAAAATTTTGTTCAAAAAGATCTACCAACTGAATTATTGTCCGCCAATTCACTTCAGTTATTTAAACGATTCGGTATTTGTGTTGAATTTCTTCAGGACGATCCGCTGAATTGGGAAAACAGAGAGGATTATCGCACAGGAAAAAATATCATTTCAACCTTAAAATGTACAAATGATATTGCAGAAAGAGGAGTCAAGTTGATTGAGGATTACAATGAAAAAATGACGAAAAATGAACatcaaaaacaatttttgataCAG gtTGTTCAGGAGTACCGGAGAGAGTTCCCAGTCGCCACAAAAGGAGGCTTACTTAAATCCAAAATATGTATCTGA